From Blattabacterium cuenoti, a single genomic window includes:
- a CDS encoding F0F1 ATP synthase subunit epsilon, which produces MKIKIISSRKILYQGDIISIIAPGYYGYFQILKDHAPFISILKNGFLKLQLEKDKKKKEIQILGGILQVKKNMVVIIL; this is translated from the coding sequence ATGAAAATAAAAATTATTAGTTCCCGTAAAATTTTGTATCAAGGAGATATAATTTCTATTATAGCACCTGGCTATTATGGATATTTTCAAATCTTGAAAGATCATGCTCCATTTATTTCTATATTAAAAAATGGTTTTTTAAAATTACAATTAGAAAAAGATAAAAAAAAAAAGGAAATTCAAATATTAGGTGGTATTTTACAAGTAAAAAAAAATATGGTTGTTATAATTTTATGA
- the atpD gene encoding F0F1 ATP synthase subunit beta, which produces MYKKKFKGIITQIIGPVIDVSFKEGSYIPKIYDALEIDSYNKNKIVLEVQQHMGDRNVRCISMEVTDGLKRGQEVYALDKPICIPVGKSINGRVFNVLGDCIDGLGDIDRSETKPIHSESPPFVDLSTDTEILYTGIKVIDLIEPYPKGGKIGLFGGAGVGKTVLIQELINNVAKGHGGRSVFAGVGERSREGNDLLREMLESGIIKYGKSFLESMKKGYWDISKVDKESLKESKATFVFGQMNEPPGARARVALSGLTLAEYYRDQYLEGKKGQDVLFFLDNIFRFTQAGSEVSALLGRIPSSVGYQPTLSSEMGAMQERITSTKRGSITSVQAVYVPADDLTDPAPAITFSHLDATTVLSRKIASLGIYPAVDPLDSTSRILSPDIINENHYDCAQRVKKILQKYNSLQDIIAILGIEELSEEDQLIVSRARRVQRFLSQPFHVAKQFTGIKGEFVKIEDTIKGFNMIINGELDDMPEAAFNLKGTIEQVIESGKKMLSI; this is translated from the coding sequence ATGTATAAAAAAAAATTTAAGGGAATTATTACTCAAATTATAGGACCAGTAATTGATGTTTCTTTTAAAGAAGGATCTTATATTCCTAAAATTTATGATGCTTTAGAAATAGACTCGTATAACAAAAATAAAATAGTGTTGGAAGTACAACAACATATGGGAGATAGAAATGTTCGTTGCATCTCTATGGAAGTGACAGATGGATTAAAAAGAGGTCAAGAAGTTTATGCATTAGATAAACCAATTTGTATTCCTGTTGGGAAATCTATTAATGGTAGAGTTTTTAATGTTTTAGGAGATTGTATAGACGGATTAGGAGACATAGATCGATCCGAAACTAAACCTATTCATAGTGAATCTCCTCCATTTGTAGATTTATCTACTGATACAGAGATTTTGTACACAGGAATTAAAGTGATAGATTTAATAGAACCTTACCCCAAAGGGGGTAAAATTGGATTATTTGGTGGAGCAGGAGTAGGTAAAACTGTATTGATACAGGAATTGATAAATAATGTAGCAAAAGGACATGGTGGACGATCTGTTTTTGCAGGAGTAGGAGAAAGATCCCGAGAAGGAAATGATTTATTAAGAGAAATGTTGGAATCTGGAATTATAAAATACGGAAAGTCTTTTTTGGAATCTATGAAAAAAGGGTATTGGGATATTTCTAAAGTAGATAAAGAATCTTTGAAGGAGTCTAAAGCTACTTTTGTTTTTGGACAAATGAATGAACCTCCTGGTGCTAGAGCAAGAGTTGCTTTATCCGGACTCACATTAGCTGAATATTATAGAGATCAATATTTAGAAGGAAAAAAAGGACAAGATGTATTATTTTTCCTGGATAATATATTTCGTTTTACTCAAGCTGGATCAGAAGTTTCAGCGTTATTAGGAAGAATTCCTTCATCCGTCGGATATCAACCGACTTTATCTTCTGAGATGGGGGCTATGCAGGAAAGAATAACTTCTACAAAAAGAGGATCTATCACATCAGTACAAGCGGTTTATGTTCCTGCAGATGACTTAACAGATCCTGCTCCTGCTATTACATTTTCGCATTTAGATGCAACTACCGTTCTTTCCAGAAAAATAGCATCCTTAGGAATTTATCCTGCAGTAGATCCTTTAGATTCTACTTCACGTATTTTGTCTCCCGATATAATAAATGAAAATCATTATGATTGTGCGCAAAGAGTGAAAAAAATTTTGCAAAAATATAATTCTTTACAAGATATTATAGCAATACTTGGGATAGAAGAATTAAGTGAAGAAGATCAACTCATAGTTTCTAGAGCTAGACGCGTTCAACGATTTTTATCTCAACCGTTTCATGTAGCAAAACAATTTACGGGAATAAAAGGCGAATTTGTAAAAATTGAAGATACTATAAAAGGATTTAATATGATAATCAATGGAGAGTTAGATGATATGCCAGAGGCTGCTTTTAATTTAAAAGGAACCATTGAACAAGTTATAGAAAGCGGAAAAAAAATGTTATCGATATAA